The Hypanus sabinus isolate sHypSab1 chromosome 3, sHypSab1.hap1, whole genome shotgun sequence genome contains a region encoding:
- the tlr2 gene encoding toll-like receptor 2, translating into MRKMRASLQCLLLVCLFLPATFSEDDKSYNTCQKCIPHNYCNCSSMKLENIPLVSEKVLTFDLSFNNISEINNTDFIIYRDLERLLLQSNQIQSITDHAFQFNTEVEYLDLSDNLLTEVTLNWFKQFYKLHYLNLSGNRYTTLGSQRIFSSLSRLQWLEFGNPFLSHLAKDDFVGITHLDKFVLTANNLVSYQQGIFSYFRNISHAVLSLHNIFLNKTGQARQILVDLSGCTTHLELRDLTFPDNGDSQLFSVPCNSSFRKFTFKNTFLTDETVFNFIKWIKNTKISEIVVKDCVLSGTGKWPKIDDAKSNSFHSLTLNNISIKHFYQFYDLSGISPVLQSIKRATLTKLNIFMVPCHVSTNFKSAEYLDLTQNLLNDRIMQEMACSGAYPMLRYLILRKNILRSLSSTSAKLSTLSTLTHLDLSQNSFSENGATCKWPKNLQFLNLSSCNIQSISQCLPPTVEILDLSNNDISSFVAGLPSLKTLDVSNNKFKSLPVNSNLPKMRLLKISSNKLTSLTSEALMVFIELESLEAGKNNYICSCEFLLFMNQYKRVQLLDKPQNYVCDSPLTHRGQLVQNTKRSFFDCHMTWSIIIVCLSVSLATTMAGMACYKYHGIWYLQMTWAWLRAKRKPKKVMSNDICYDAFVSYSDMDSDWVENSLVRELESVNPPLALCLHKRDFIPGKWIIDNIIESIEKSRKTLFLLSQHFVQSEWCKYELDYTHFRLFEENNDSAILVLLEKIPKETIPQRFCKLRKLMNTKTYLEWSQDEEEQQIFWFNLKVALKGDDNVNESINL; encoded by the coding sequence ATGAGAAAAATGAGAGCTTCATTGCAGTGTTTACTGCTTGTGTGCCTTTTTCTACCTGCAACTTTCTCAGAAGATGACAAGTCATACAATACATGTCAAAAATGTATTCCCCACAACTACTGTAACTGCTCTTCAATGAAGTTAGAGAATATTCCACTTGTGTCTGAAAAGGTGCTTACATTTGATTTGTCTTTCAATAACATTTCAGAGATCAATAACACAGATTTCATCATATATAGAGATCTTGAAAGACTTCTGTTGCAATCAAATCAGATCCAATCTATCACTGATCATGCTTTCCAGTTCAACACAGAAGTGGAGTATCTTGACTTGTCTGATAATCTGTTAACAGAAGTGACATTGAATTGGTTTAAGCAATTTTACAAATTGCATTATCTTAACCTTTCAGGGAATAGGTACACAACTCTGGGATCGCAAAGAATCTTCTCAAGTCTCTCAAGACTCCAATGGTTAGAATTTGGCAATCCTTTCCTATCCCATCTAGCCAAAGATGACTTTGTGGGTATTACACATCTGGATAAGTTTGTTTTAACAGCAAATAATTTGGTTTCATATCAACAAGGAATTTTCAGTTATTTCAGGAACATAAGCCATGCTGTTTTAAGTTTACATAACATATTTCTGAATAAGACAGGCCAAGCTCGGCAGATTCTTGTAGATTTGTCAGGATGCACCACCCACTTAGAGCTGAGAGATTTAACATTTCCTGACAATGGTGACAGTCAGCTGTTTTCTGTTCCATGCAATTCGTCATTCAGGAAATTCACTTTCAAAAACACTTTTCTTACTGATGAAACTGTATTTAACTTTATAAAATggataaaaaacacaaaaatatcaGAAATAGTTGTGAAGGACTGTGTGCTTTCAGGAACTGGGAAATGGCCCAAGATAGACGATGCAAAAAGCAATTCATTTCATTCATTAACGTTGAATAATATATCAATTAAACACTTTTATCAGTTTTATGATCTTTCAGGTATTAGTCCAGTATTGCAATCCATTAAAAGAGCTACATTGACAAAACTAAATATATTTATGGTGCCTTGTCATGTATCCACAAATTTTAAAAGTGCAGAGTATCTTGATTTAACACAGAATTTGCTGAATGACAGAATAATGCAAGAAATGGCTTGTTCTGGAGCTTATCCAATGCTACGTTACCTTATTCTGAGAAAGAACATATTAAGATCCCTCAGTTCGACAAGTGCAAAACTATCGACACTTTCAACCCTTACCCATTTGGATTTGAGCCAAAATAGCTTCAGTGAAAACGGTGCAACATGTAAGTGGCCAAAAAATCTGCAATTTTTGAATCTTTCAAGTTGTAATATACAAAGCATATCACAGTGTCTCCCCCCAACTGTTGAGATATTAGATTTAAGTAACAATGACATCAGCAGTTTTGTAGCTGGTCTGCCTTCTCTCAAGACTCTAGATGTGTCCAATAATAAATTTAAAAGCTTACCAGTCAATAGCAATTTACCAAAGATGAGGCTTCTGAAGATCAGTAGCAATAAACTCACCTCGCTGACAAGCGAAGCACTGATGGTGTTTATTGAGCTGGAATCTTTGGAGGCTGGAAAAAATAATTATATTTGTTCATGTGAATTCCTCCTTTTTATGAATCAATACAAAAGAGTACAACTGTTGGACAAACCACAGAATTATGTATGTGATTCCCCTCTAACTCACAGGGGACAGCTGGTGCAAAATACTAAACGTTCCTTCTTTGATTGTCATATGACATGGTCTATAATCATAGTATGCCTGAGTGTGTCTTTGGCAACAACAATGGCTGGGATGGCATGCTACAAATATCATGGAATCTGGTACCTTCAAATGACCTGGGCATGGCTACGAGCAAAGAGGAAACCAAAAAAAGTGATGAGCAATGATATTTGTTACGATGCATTTGTTTCCTACAGCGACATGGACTCGGACTGGGTGGAAAACTCCCTGGTGAGAGAGTTAGAAAGTGTTAACCCGCCACTGGCACTCTGCCTTCATAAACGTGATTTCATTCCAGGGAAGTGGATCATTGACAACATCATTGAATCCATTGAGAAAAGCAGAAAAACATTGTTCCTTTTATCTCAACATTTTGTCCAGAGTGAGTGGTGCAAGTATGAGCTTGACTATACTCACTTTCGTCTATTTGAAGAAAACAATGACTCTGCCATACTTGTTTTGCTGGAGAAAATCCCAAAGGAGACCATTCCTCAGAGATTCTGCAAGCTTCGGAAACTGATGAATACAAAGACTTATTTAGAATGGTCTCAGGATGAAGAGGAACAGCAAATTTTCTGGTTTAATTTAAAAGTTGCATTAAAAGGAGATGATAATGTAAATGAATCTATTAATCTATAA